CTAACTTAGAATAATTACAAATAATAACatcataaattaaaaaaaaattaatcaaacaataataaaatattagaaAGAGCTAAAATTTGGCTCTACGTTGCTGGAGaccatttattaaataattatattttgagggctaaaatttagATCCGGACCCAATATAGCCCTCCATTACTGGAGATGGCCTTCCCCACTGGCCCAactttaataaattaatctccaaaatatctgagctataaatcgaggtgtaatggagaagtaaTCCTTGCAACCGAGAAATGGTATCCAAGAAACCATTCGTTATCGATCaggcagatgaaatcactgagaaagTCGCATTCAACTGGCGGACTAACATGAGTATTCGATGTAGACGTCAGACCGGAAAGGAGAGAAGCcgactgatgggctttggtggtggtgatagtcaagcgagtctgggtcccacacctcgcgatcgtttgccagatgatgctatggcctattatgggcttcccatCCGCCGTCCCATAGCGGCTCTTCGGCAGGTGCCTGATGATTTTAGCAGTTGGGGACCAAGGAGGAAAGTGGGCTTCTGGCCTACCGTCACTCCCGAGGAAAAGGTTTGGTATCAGGAGGTCCGAGCGAGAGATTTGGCCCGATGGGATGCGGTGGGTATCACCTaaaccatcgatctatgcttCTGTCTTCCCCATAATACTAGCCCTACACCGCTAGCCACCGCTTTTTGCTTTTGGAACACCTCCAGCAATACATTCGATTTCCGGTTTGGGCAGATGAGCATAACTCTGCTAgatgttcttaccatcacggggttgcccattgactttgacccctatgtgcatggtcagtttgatggcattcaattttctttgagaatggatatggcTGGTCGAGGGCATCACAGCAAATCCTACCCATTCTAGCGCGACTATTACTGCACCCAGCGTGACCATACAGGAGGTATCGCATTCCTGGAATtctggctttgcaaatttatcttttgcacttcttccaacaaacctactgGGCCCTGGAATTCTCTGGCCACTGCTCTCTACAATGGTATTTGCGTTGGCCTTGGGCAACCTGTATTGGGTGCGTTATATCGCTCCCTTTATAGAGCCGTAATGTGCCCATTTGATACCGACATTAGTGGCCCCTTTTGGATCCTTGCCTTTTGGCTGCAGATTTATTTCACTCTCTTCCGTCGCGGCGATATTCCAAAGGAACCTCCAGTTGATTCCCTTTTGGGGAACTGGCTTTGCCGCAACGTAAGGTATCGAGCTCCAccctactccgagtgttttatttacttgtacttgctgggagagatgtcggacccaaaaatagtcctttctaggcgattccctcctccccttgatgaTGGCTTTCTGCCCAGTGGACGGGATCATAGTGAAAGAGCCCTCCTTGCCTTTCTTCGCGCCATCTCCTGCTTGGATATTCGTCTTGCCACTAATCGCGTAAGTTACGAGCTCTACGCCCCTAACCACTTTGCTcgccaatttgggttggccTAGTTGGTACCCTGGCCTCTGGTTGATTCTGCCAATTACTGCACCTCTTGGCAGAGTATAGCCCCGCCTGGGTCTACCCCCTTTCAGagtcagtttactttgatagtgattccccTTGGGTCAGAGCGCTATACCCCCTCAACGATGTCGATGATGACTAtgctgattggtggaaagaagtgtcagtgaactgttgggacttgccacatgacgaactcttcgtccTGATCTTTCGTGGCATGAGTAGCCCTGGTCCGGAGGACCGCGAGATTCTTGAGCACTTCTCCAAACCTGCAGAACAACCCTCGCAACCTATTCTACCTTGCTCATTGCGTCCAGGGATACAAATCCACGAGCCTAGGGCAACagtaagtttttgtctttcttcaccattccatttccttgtgttgattttcccgctcttattcctgagtgtgttttgcagcaaactaCCCGGAGCAGGACAGCCTCTGTTCAGGCCGggaaacaaaaggcaatagcAGAGGAGACTTCTGAGGGAGAGTCTTCGCATGATGAAGATCCtgctgaggtaatttggttaagaacgatCCCAAAGGTTTGTAAAGTGTTTGGTGCTTCCCCCCCTTTTGAGTTATGACTCTTTTCTCGTACAGGTCACTGCTGTCTTTGCTTGCAAACGCGATCGAGCTCAATTCGTCgaagagagttttgaagatgatgaacctCTAGGAATGCGACTGGTAAACTCCGACCCCGTCTTAtcctatttaaattttaaaatctgGGCAGGATTTTCACTATGTATCTTTTGACAGGTCCGTCAAAGGACCACTGATCCCTCTCGCCTGAGCGAGGCTGGACCCTCAGCCACTGTAGAAGAGCCAATTCTCTCGCTAGTTCAAGCATTAACTAACCCTGTGGCACCTCTCCCATCTCCCACTACAGAGCATCTGCAAGGTCCTACCATTCTAATAACGATCTCTGATGACGACTCCTCAGAGGATGAAAGCGTGGAAAGCCACTCTGAGACTTCTGCCGCTTATGAGGAACTGATGACGACAGAGATTCTCGCGGCATTAGAGGTTCAAGAGGTGAATGAGGCGGggcctcttcctcttggtgACCACGTACCAGATATTGACCCGACAGCTCGAGAGGTAAGCCACTGTTTGGCCAATACTTTCCATTTCTCTTTAGATCCAACCTTGCTTTCTGACATTTTTGGACCTGACTAGGATTCTGTTTGTACGAAGGAGGTGGCTGCAAACGCTGCTGGTCTTATCGGCGGGACAGTCGCcccagagatggaaaatgatactAACGATGGTGGTGCCCCCCAAGTCTCGCGAACAAATGAGACAACCGTCGAAGCTGAGGGATCTATGCTTGAATCTGCTCCACTTACCCATGGTGAGCCGCGAGTTGAGTTTCCAGATTCCCCTAAGGCTGAAGGGACAGACCAacctgttgaagatgaagaaactaaGGAAGCTGTCCACCCCTTTGCATTGGTGGTTCGTGATCCTGTGGCGCCTctgccgcctcctcctcctaccaGATTCGAGAGATTGATAAGGGTGTTGGAGGTAACTCCTCCTTCTGTTGTGGATGAGGCTAAGATGGTGCTTCACTAACATCTGGGTCCTCGGGTATTGGAGACTGACATCCTCCCGCGAGTCTTGGAAGCTCTAAGGTATCTTCGCCAGGAGAAGATTTTGACTCCGTGGCAATTTAGTGCTATCGACTCTCTGCTGAATGAACTTGATATGGCCCGCCGAAGTCAATCGGCCGCGAACACCCAGGCTCACGACACTCAAGAGGCTTTGAATAGTATCTCTCGAGAAATGGACATCTCCCGAGATATTTTAAATGAACGAGCCATCCGCCTGCgggaactacaaatccaaaggtCTGACTTCAAACTTCAGATCAAGGACCTCCAAGCTCATTTAGCCTTTGCTGAGAATGCgattgttgcagaagaagctcaactcgatgaacctttggttgcttctgaagaaatgggccgCAATCTGGCCCGTATCAGAGATCGGGCCACTCAGGCCGAAGTTGGTGCCATTGTGGCGAAACGCTACATGgaggaactttgtttgaaattgagctttgcaGGCCAATCTTTGTAGGCCCCCTCATAAACCGGTCAGTCTCCTCAAATGCCAATAATCCCTTCTTTTAATAGCTAACTTCTCAAAAACCGCTCCTCACATGCTACTAGTCCTTTTTTTCctgagatttggaatcactaatctcgatttactgacatcggtttgactctttaaccatccatccaagggtggggaTTTTCCTGAAGTCCCtttaaatagttgtattttgggcaaggaatactcacaacaaaatttctgaaacattcaagaaatggcctttcagtccttgcttctctttctccttcttcacaaatcttcccctcatgaaatgacctttagcctctaaattttaggctttatgccgtaatcttaagcctgggttaggccttatggcgtaatcttaggcaaccccttgtttcgCCTTTCTGGAATTttgcaacaacaatgccaggcttcagattggtttagaaacaTGAGGGGGCTCCGAGTGTGAGATCCATGATCGTGCGAGACCATCTTTATTAGGATCCCCCACTTGGAGCAAGTCGGGGAAGGGAGGGAAGCCAAATTGAGGTTCGTCTTTCCTTCtctgtttccttccttctggacccggcccgtgttgtgccctccagatggaaggggctttggttctcacctccttctccccctttctcttcttgatagaatcttggagggatgagaagggatggactctttgaaggaatgggttcaagctacaGAATGGTTGTTCCTATACTTCACATCCAActaatggtggttaccaaggctaGAGGGGGTGCAGAGACTCAAGATGATATTCggttccttcactctctgcccctccttgagataatggcgcAGCTTAACCCGGCGTTCGATTCCATACCTTCTTCCAATTGAGTGggcttggaggctccattttcttttactggagtctccccttctcatggatactgGCGTTGGCCAAGCCTATGTTGTATTCCTCTGCCGTTTCCACGTGAAGGGGGCGCGGGGGCTCCGttactcctctttttccttccctgaagtctgccctccttgagataatggcgcggctcaatccgacgttggattccatagctacttccacttgagaaaagattcagaagatatccgaagattcctgttttgtatactagccacttttggctttgtaatgaatgtactgcttttggccgcacagccactttatgaatacaataatattttcttatcctgatattccAATATCCGTGAGAAACCAATAATTGTTTCTCGCAAAGCCTCAAATATAGGCCCCCATAGTTgtatattgaaaataatatgaacttttaaAATATGTTATGTGTCAAATCGAGCCTCGCGAcgagggttttgagaaaatatttatcttttggatccacttgctgGCCCCAACTCAATTCGCATTAATTAGTTGTTGAAAAACTCCAccgtgagaagataatattgaaaatggaatagttacatcctcgaaaaccgttcggttCCCTCACGCGCcaataattccttcttttccgaaATTTAGGGCAACTTTAATCACGCTTTACTGACACTTGACTCTTCTCTTTGACcgtccatccaagggtggacatttgcatgcctatatcttcctccatattataaacccaaatttccaatcccaaaatcatTTCATCAACAGCAATCTTTCTTAATTGCTTATCATTATCACTCTTCCATTCTCACTCTTCCATTCTCACATTCTCTCAATCCATCatcaatggaaccacaaaactggcatccaaccgaggatggaggaagcaacaaagcagCCGAGAGTTGTCCTAACATGCATTGCAAGCAGAGTAATATCAGGTGGCTTCCTACTACAGATCatataagaatcctcaaggagctttATGATGACAAAGGAGTTAAGTCCCCCACTGTAGAGCAGGTTCAGAGGATCACTCTCCAGCTAAAATGGTACGGACAGATCGAGAATAAGAACGTCTTTTATTGGTTCCAGAATCAAAGGGCTCGGGAGAAGCTGCAAAAGAAAAAGCTCACTTCGGATGTTCAAGTGCCCAAGCAAAGATCAGggcttgttggtggatccatcatggaacaaaaaggagaagatcaccaggagattaaaacccttccactgtttcccatgcacggtgaggacatctttggcaacatgaagactacttccgacgAAGGTGGTGGTCATGGTGGTGGCTcttacatttcccttgagctcagcctttccTGCGAGGGAAAAGCTGGAAAAATTTTCTAGAGCCGCTGACTCGGCTTAGTAGCTTCGCGAGTGTAGGGACACTTAGAATTTCCCCCGAAGAATTgcatttatgattttttttaatttttttttttttttaggctaaATGGGCTTAGTATTGTATAGTGTTGCCCCCTTAGTGGTGCTAGGCATAGcgaagaaatgattatgggcctcaaaaacaggccttcatgaatgggctttGCAAGAGTAGGAACACTAGAACTGTCCCCCATGTCTTATGCGAATAAACTGTCTACGACTCCTCCGCGTCCCAGACATTGAGAAAGTATTTCTTCAAGCATCTCCCATTGATAGGGTTATGATGGACATCTCCATCCAGgtccttgagatgaaaagctCCTTTCCCTAAGATTTTATAAAtgatgtacgggccttcccatctTGGAGTCCATTTCCCGCGACCATCTAATTTTTTGCCAAGCGGGAgaactgctttccaaaccaactctCCTTCACTGTAATTCCTTCCCCTTGTTCGCTTGTCATAGGCTCGAGTGACTCGTTGCTTTTCCATGACCAAACTATCTAAAGCCTCCAAGCACTTTTCgctaaggtcttcatgttccTGCCACATAGCCTGAACGTAGTCTTCTCCAATGAGATGATGTTGCTCTTGGACTCGTAATGATTGGACGTTGACTTCCAAAGGAAGGACtgcatcatggccaaacatcaaagcataaGGTGTAGTCGCGGTGGGATTTCGCTGCGTGTGCGGTAGGCCCAAAGAGTCTCATAAAGGGTCTCATACCATTGTCGCGGATTAGCTTCCAACATTTTCTTCAGCaaagtgatgatgattttgttgctggcctccgcttgaccgttAGACTGAGCATAATAAGGACTGGAATGGACGAACTATATTCCCCATTCCTTTGCCAGTTTATCAACTTCACCACCCATGAAAGCTGCCCCCCGGTCCGAAACAAAAACTTCTGGGATACCAAATCTGCATATGATGTTCCTAAATAGGAATTGTCGCAACGTACCACTAGATGCTTCTTTCAAAGGTTCTGCTTCAACCCATTTTGTAAAGAAATCGGTCGCGACGATAATGAACTTGTGCTGAAGTGATGAAtgtgggtgaatcatcccaattaaATCTAGCGCCCATCCTCTTGCaggccaaggcttaataatGGGTTGCATTGGAACATTAGGGACATGCTGGACCGGCCCATGAGCTTGGCAGTCCAAACAACCTTTAGCAAATGCGATGCAATCCTTCAAGATACTGGGCCAAAAATATCCATGTTGTCTGAGCAACCATCGCATCTTTGGACCTGCTTGGTGAGCACCGCAAATGCCAGAATGAACTTCACGCATGAGTTGTTTCGCTTCGCAGCCATAAACACATctgaagtctatgccatcttcgcCGCGTCGTCGCAGCTCGTCACCTCTAAGAAAGTAATTTAGTGCAAGAAAACGAATCTTCCTGTCGGCAGTGGGATCTGGCTGCTTGAGATAAGCGATCAAAGGGATGCGCCAATCCACGTCAATGGGTTCCAGGGTCGCGACTGGGGTATCATCTGGAGGATCTCTTCtcgccatccatgaaggaagcGTGCGACGCTCGACTTTAAGGATTCTCTCACGCACGCCATATCTCAATGTTACCCCTATTGCCAGTTGGGCCAACTCGTTCGCTGCAAAATTTCGCTCGCGAGGAATGTACTCTAGATGTATGTTATCAAACTGGTCCAACAGGTCTAATGCCCTGTTCCAATAAGGAACCAACATGAAGCTATTGCATCTGAACTCGTTGCACAACTGATTGATAACCAAGAGAGAATCGCCAAGTATTTGTACATCTCCGATTTCCATTTCCAGTAGTACTTCTAGGCCTataataagggcctcatactctgcttggTTATTGGTACACTGG
This portion of the Rosa chinensis cultivar Old Blush chromosome 1, RchiOBHm-V2, whole genome shotgun sequence genome encodes:
- the LOC112201498 gene encoding protein WUSCHEL, which produces MHCKQSNIRWLPTTDHIRILKELYDDKGVKSPTVEQVQRITLQLKWYGQIENKNVFYWFQNQRAREKLQKKKLTSDVQVPKQRSGLTTSDEGGGHGGGSYISLELSLSCEGKAGKIF
- the LOC112201506 gene encoding uncharacterized protein LOC112201506, with the protein product MLLRPILRGRIGKWVLALSEFSLQYVPQKAVKGQAIADFLAHHPMPDVLAVRDLEVAATTLDRPDLACLPEYAALYQATVSLQPWVLYFDGSRTDTLAGAGIVLENPAGDRFSYSFQLEFQCTNNQAEYEALIIGLEVLLEMEIGDVQILGDSLLVINQLCNEFRCNSFMLVPYWNRALDLLDQFDNIHLEYIPRERNFAANELAQLAIGVTLRYGVRERILKVERRTLPSWMARRDPPDDTPVATLEPIDVDWRIPLIAYLKQPDPTADRKIRFLALNYFLRGDELRRRGEDGIDFRCVYGCEAKQLMREVHSGICGAHQAGPKMRWLLRQHGYFWPSILKDCIAFAKGCLDCQAHGPVQHVPNVPMQPIIKPWPARGWALDLIGMIHPHSSLQHKFIIVATDFFTKWVEAEPLKEASSGTLRQFLFRNIICRFGIPEVFVSDRGAAFMGGEVDKLAKEWGI